TGAGTGTGCTTGTTTCCTATACTCTTTGAATTTCTCTTGGTTAAGTCAATAATTGTCATACCTTTAATCTTTAACCCAGTTTTCTAACTTTTGACTTAATTGACTCttctttttggtttttcaaattaactttttgttttcttttgggCATGACAATTGTGATTGCTTAACAAAAAAGCATTTTATTATCATTGCATGATTTCTTGGTTTGTGTTTCTGACTGATGTCTGaattctatttttcttgcattctaagatTTCATCTCTTTGACTCACTTCATGGATGTGTCTTAATATCCTTCTGTTGCCTATTTACTGTTCGTTGCTTATATCCTTGTTTTTGCACTCCTCTGCTTTGCTTAATATGTTGTATCCTGTGATTTCTGTTTTTAGGATGTCTGACAAAAGCAAGGGAAAAGTCAAGGTCACCTCCAGGAAAAGGAAGAGATCTCAATCATCCATTGATTCTGCGACCTCCGGTTATTCTCAGCAAGGAGAAGGCAAATCAGCTCCTGCCTCCTGCCGACTCAGAGAAGTTTGCTAATCTTTATTGTGAGCTCCGGTTTTCGCTCTTTTAGTGACAGAATCTCAACTTGGAGAAGAAGCTAGATATCCCCTCCGATTTGAGGCTGTTTACTGAGCCTCGAATTGTGGAGAGGGGCTAGTCTTTCTTGGATAGAGAGCTAGCTAGAGTGAACGAGTCTTGGGTCAGTGAGTTTTACGCAACTTCTTCAGAGCGACCCTTGACGCGGTTCACTTGAGAGGCAGACAGATTATGGTGACGGAGGCGGATATTGAGGAGGCCCTCCATTGTCAGCCCAAGGACAGTGACAAGGACGCTTTTCAGAGGGCTGAGGCGGAGATATAAAGCCTGACCTTTGACTATGATACACTGAAGAGTGTGGTTGTCCAGCCGAATGCCCCTTGGGAGATCGATGCTTCGAAATTAAACCCAAGGGGATGAGATTTTACTATTTGACGAAGGAAGCTAAGGTGTGGCAGTAGATACTTGCCCACTACATCATGCCTAGCACTTCAATGAAATCCCGGTTGACATGCTATTCCTGATTGGGTGCATCATTGAGGGGAAGGAGCTGTACTTTCCCCGGCTTATCAGGAAGTTCATGTAGCGAACCCATATCAGAGGCACACTCCCATTTCCTAGTTTGGTCATAGAGCTAGCTCACCAGGCTAGAGTACCATGGCTTCCAAATGATGAGTCACTACCAGCAGTCCCTGAAAAGGAGAAGGTTATTCCGTGGGGGACTTGGGTGAGTGACAGACCAGCGGCCCCGTGTAGAGCCACAGCAGCTGGGCCGTCCTCTTCTTCAGCTGCAGCTGGACCCTCCACAGCACCAGCCACATCTACcagatcagcaccaccaccctAGCCGACTTACCGACTCGTACAACACCTCATAGAGCGCATGGATCAGAGTGAGCGTCGCCACATGCGACGTTATGAGCGCTTGAGTCAGATGCTGGCATCATTGTGTGCCGAAATGCCTTTCGACATCGATACTCCTTCCGACCAGTCTGAGGCGGAGAAGGAGGATCGGGAGGAACAGGCTCAGCAGGTAGAGGCACCTACACAGACTCAGGTTTCCACATAGACACTGCAGACTCCTATAGAGCCACAGCCGCAGTCAGATGCAGATGTTGACCCTCTCACCCAGTCTCAGTTGTAGCATCAAAGACGATGCTTTCTTCTAAGTGTGGGAGGTCACTGTCGTCGGCGGGATTTCTATTTTGGTGACCATTTCAAACATTCTTCCCTTATTTTgtcttatttttagtatttgcACTTTTGGATTACTgtatatattagttattttggatacttttgTTTTACCTTGTTGCATTTTACACTTTGATTTGTATATATATCCTTAGATTTTTAGTTGAATTTGCATTTTTAGTTGAtagtatatttaatttgttatatatatatcaacTAAAAATACAAATCCAACGAAAAATCTAAAGATATATATACAAACCAAAGTACAAAATGCAATAAGCTATAACAAAAGTATCCAAAACAActaatatatacaataatccaaaagtgcaacaaaataaagtacaaatactaaaaataagacAATAAGGGAAGAATGTCTGAAATGGTCACCAAAATAGAATTCCCGCTGACGACGacgacttccccacacttagaagaaagcatcgtcctcgatgctacaCCTGAGACTGGTTGAGAGGGTCAACGTCTGCATTTGGCTGCAGCTATGGCTCCAGCTGTGGCTGTGGCTGTGGCTCCACAGGAATCTGCAGTGTCTCTGTGGGAGCCTGAGTCTATATAGGTGCCTCTGCCTGCTAAGTCTCCTTCTCCTGCTAAAGGAATCTACAAGGACACTTAGATAAATACATCGACGGCATTCAGAAGCGCACAACACATTCAGCCGACCACTCTTTTACCGGACAATTTTCTTGcaacaagaagaaaactacTCATGCCCAACCTAATCAACCCTGAGGTGTCATCAATTGTATATTTGGGGGATTTGCTAGTGGTGGAATTACAAGCTCTGGTTGTAAGCGCACCTATCGAGTTGTGCTCTCCGTGGAAGGTACCATTAACAATCCTGAACCTCTTCTCAACGTCCCAAAAATGACGTTCAAACCATCCGACCTCAACACAAATGAGATCAACTTAAATGACCCAGTTGTTATCTCTATTCAATTGAGGAATCTAATAGTCCGTAAGGTGTTGCTAGATCTCGGAAGAAACGCCGATGTCCTCTTCTACTCTATATTTCATAAAATGAAGTTGAGCAATCACATACTGCAACCATTCATTGGAGACTTAGTGGGATTTTTCAGGTGAACGTGTACCAGTTTTAGGATCTGTGTGGTTACAAACTACACTGGGTGAGAATCTTTTAACCAAAACTTTAGATATTCAATACATTGTGGTTGATTGTTTTGTTCCTTATAACTTAATACTTGCCCATCTATATATATGCTATTATATGAGCTTTAGAACTGTCGTGGCACGTTGTTATCCTTTGCTTTACGACTAGAGTTAAAGTTTAGAGTGATAGGGTAATACAAAAGGCAGATGAATTATCAACTAAAGCATCAATGGATGGTAAAGAGTATGCATCTTTAGGACATGCTTTATTTAGATCAGTAAAGTCGACGCACATGCGCCATTTACTATTATGTTTCTTTACTATGACAACATTAGCTAACCATATTGTGAATCCGAATTCTCGAATGAAGTTGGCATCAATGAGCATTTTGGTCTCTTTCAAGAACacttatttctttttcattccaAAATTGCACTTTTTTGTGCTATAGGTCGGATTAACaacatatatttaatttgttattgcTAATCATTTCAAATGGACCATCTCACTAGTCAACTGCACAAACTATTCCAACCATTAAACTACATGACTAGGCTAAGCTCCCCACCAAATTAATTCAAGAAAAAATTAGACCTTTGAATAAAATCCCATCTACATTCAAATTACAATATATTTAATCCTCCTACTCGATTCATTAGCCAACTCTTATCTCCTAATTCAATTAAAGGTAGAAGCCAAGAACTCAAAAGCGATCAACTCACCTATAGGCTTCAAATCAACACCACGACTCATTCTTCATTATTTTACCATCCCAAAACCGTAATGAAGCCAAACCCATTAAACTTAGACGCTATCCAGATAACCAAATCCAAACTTAATTACATAACTTGGAATATTTAACATAAGAATACCCAATTCATTAATAATCCTATGCttacatttatttaaaattctcaGAAAAATTTTGACAGAACACCTTTAAAAATCGTTCTTATCCACCCTATAAGGGTTCCATCTAAATCTAACACCTCTCAACCCTTTCTCAAATTTTCAAGTACTAAAAAATTTCTCAAAATCAATATTCAtgttttattatcttatttatGCTTAAATTATTAAGTTTTCACACATATGGCAACACACAAGGATTCAAGTCCTAATCCAATCCACCTAGGAAGACTTTCAACAttgttactaattaatttttattatctttcagTCTTTTCAACTCTAATAATCTATTTGAATATCCAACAATACAATTCCTAAGATTTTATTGACGGCCAAAAGTTTACTAAATTAAACCAATCAATCCTCATTAAGGAAAATAAAACCAAAGCCATTTATTaactcaaatataatatttaaactaTAACTTTAAAGGGCATCCCATTTAGAAATTAGAAACACCCCCGTACCTTAATTTGTCAAAACTCGTAGGAATCGGAAACAAAGCCAAAAATAACAGTGTCAGCAACAGTGAACAGCAGCTTCGACTGGGACAAAATCGTAGCAGCTGAAGTAGAAAAGAGGctgaaacaaaattaaaacaggAGAAACAAAATGGTGTCAGAGAAAGGGTGGAAGCAGTATAGATTAAGGGACTGAAGAATTCAGAGCAAAACAGGGGCAAGGGCGATGTTGTTGGCAAGTTTGTAAGCTCCGACATGTTTTTCGGGGAATAGGGGAGTGGCAAGGCTCGGCTACGACGAAGCAAATCAAAGTAGGAAGTGAAATAGGACCAGAACAGTGGTGTGGCAGATATGGCAAGCTTCAACGACGGCAATAGCAATGGATAGGACAGAACATGGGCTCGGACAGAGCAGGAGCAAGGCAGCGGTAACAGTGGCTCAATGACATCTCGGCATCGTCTTTCTTCAAGCTCGATGGCGACGGCAGCAGCAAGTAGGGCGACAGCCATGGCAGTGGCAGAGACCCCTCGTTCCCCGCATCTGTGTATGTGTTCTTGATGCGGTGGTAGCAACGGCAAGGGAAGCCCAGCACCCTCCTCCTTATCTTCTCGTTCCCTCTCTGTTCACACtcacattttcttttctttttcttcagcTTGCATGTGTGGGTAAGGTTAGCTTAATACGTAGTGACGACAATTTAAGAATTTCAATGGTGTcaacataagaaaaaaattacagCAACCGTGCATTGTTGAAACTAAATGCCCAAGGCTTCTCTATTCACACTAAACGCACATGCCATGTTCCTCAAAACTACTATTTACCACCCATCATACTCTGGAGACAGTGTAATCTTGTGGCCAATTACGAGACACTATAAAAGATAATTGGAAAAACAACCGTTTGTACCTATGAACTTTACGACAAAAATACCCATTAAAAAAGGAAACTAACGTTGTAtccatcaaatatggattcctTACAACAAAAGTATCCAAATCCTAAATTTatgttgactttttaataaaattctagAATTATCCCATCCTTTATCTTTAGTCTTTCCTCTCCTCTTTCCCAAATCTCAAACACCTCCATTGCCACTACCTTAACCATCTTCTATTCTCTACTACTCCACTAACCACCACTGCCGTCATCTTTCCACGCTGACGATGACAAAGACGACAACAAGGCAACCAGGCAATCCATCCGTTCCCACGTTACCACCTTCAACTGCAGCCATCCAAACTCCACGGCGATCCCAGCATCGCCTCAAGCCCATGCACCGATCACCTATACCTTGGCACAGTGGCAAGTTCAGAGTTTAGAGCCACCGGATTCAAGCTCGAGCAACGGCCGTTGCACAAAGATGCCGCAATGCCTCTCCGGCCAAAATCCCGTCTAATGCCGCCACAAGATGGAGAAGCTCCGGAAGGGAGACTGAACCGAGATCCAACGCGCAAGGTCCCTTCCTGTGGTGCGATTCAACTCCTCTTAGGTCCACTTCAAGCTCATGGACTCCATGGAAAAAGGTCCTATATTTACAACAGTACaaattacaaatttattatataattaacaaaGTTAAACAAATCTCCTGtaactaataatttatttgtttttatctaTACCCAAATTGAACCAATTGAGTGTATTCATTGTTCAAATTCTCTCATAAATCTCCAATCATATCTATGTTAGGATACTTGTCAAGTCAGAGAATGACTCTTATAACCACAACGGCAATAGAGGTGCGTGGTGTTGACCGTGACGAAGATGACGCGAGGTTTGGGAAGTGGGGGagagaaaggaggagaagaatcCGGTTGGAGAGGTTGTGACGGTGATCAAGTTTCTTGGAAATGGGTTCATGAAGATGAAAATGCCGTCGTGGTAGCGGTGGttaaggtggttggtaatggAGGGATGTTAAAGTTTGAGTGGGAAAGAAGAGATGGTTGGGAGTTGATGTTAAAGATAATGGTGGGGTTAATTctagaattttatttaaaagtcaACATAAATTTAGGATTTGAGCACTTTTGTCGTACAGAGTCCATCTTTGATGGATACAACGTTAGTTTCTTTctttaatgtgtatttttgtCGGTGTTCATAAAGTTCATGGTACAAATGGTTGTTTTTCCAAGATAATTAATAAAGTTGAACGTGTAAGACCATGGGAAGTCAGAATCATACATGGAGGTGAACGGTGTAATGGTGTGAATTAGACATTCACTAAACAAAAACCCAGCGCCTTCCTTCCTTCAGGtgctcactcttccaaaactcaagCAGCATATTAGCAAAGCTTTTATTCTCAAAAGCTTAATAGATAAATGAAGCCACCAAACAATGCATGATCAAGAATTTTAGGCATTCAAAACAAAATCCTTTggttaacaataaaaaacagaaatgtACCCGGAAACAAAAATGTTGCACAAAATTAAACTCCAATGTGATGTTTAAGACTCCTCTTGCATTTTTTGCTTCTTAGACTTCTTTACTTTCCGGGCAGAGTCCAAGGATGATATTTTCCCATCGATAGCATCTTGCTTGAGTGTTGTTAGTTCTCCCTCACTTTCCCCCTTCTTTGCATTCCTACGAAGTTTTTGAAGATAAGTAAAGCACAAATATATATACCTTCAAAGGTATACAAATAAGTTAGAAAATACAAACCTGCTAGTATGGGAAATTAATTCAGAGTGCTTCTCCAACCAATGAATGCTGCCGGTGTGATCTGCCATCAAGGAGCCATAAATATGAAGTATTTCCTCATCAAAGCTGCAAAGTTTAATAATCAAGATTAATATGTGACGAGAAACTTAGCTTATAACCGTTTATGATGTAAACTTTATCCTCGTTCAGACGTTCATTTTAGAACTTTGTCAAACCAATAAATAGAAGTGCCTAGCATGTAAAATGGGATAGGATTAGATGCCAAGCATATATTTGTTGTAAAGCTCATGAGCTTAGTAAAGGACTTTACCTCTCAGACATCTTGAGAGATTGGAAAGCTATCCTTTATAGATAAAtcttttgttatgttttgtttttgtacAGGAGAACTCTTATCATAATTTCTATTATCTTTCTCATAATTTCGTCTTAatgaaattcttattttatcaaaaagtaaataaaataaaagaagtacCAGCTCACAAAATATGCTAAATAATATCTACTagaaagaaaaggataaaagtAGAGTTTGTTAATCTCATACTACCAATGAAGTGCAGAACCCTTTAAAACCAAATGCTGCACAACTATGAAAGCTATTTCTTTATTCAGATACAGGGATGCAGCTAAACAGTTAAAAGAGTTTGGCAAGTTACTACTCGTGCAAAAATATCTAGACACAGTGTTTCTTCAGTGCATCTATTTGGGTATGCAACAAAATCAGAAAACCATCGTACAAGATGGCTACTATAGTTTTTACCTAACAAATATATTTCACCAATTGGAATCTGGAGCATGAATATAAGATTTTACTAAAACCCAAACATACTAGCACAGTGTTCAAACGAATTCTTCTGGACTCTAGATTGAATATATAGTCACATttgaaataaactaacaacatgTTTACCTCTTGACTGAAAACCGTATCATATTTCCAACCTTGATAGTATGTCTCTTGTGAGATTTGCTTGCATACACATCTTGCTCATGTTTCTATAAGAAACGACACAGTACATACATAGACCACATCAGTTCTAGTAATTATGAATACAATCAGATTTAATGGACAACAACTACTAAACATCGTGGCAGATACTCACAGTTTTGTACACGAATTCTTCCCTAATGTCTTTCTCTGTTATAATCGCAGAAGAAATCCGAGCACGACAACATGAATGGACTCTTGTGAAAGCTTAACAACCTTCCCCTCTGAAAGCAACAGTAAAGAACATAACAACAAATAAGCAAATACACAAAACATTGTACACTATTGGTTTCTGTTTACATTTCCTCCCATTTTGCTATTTCCAAAATTTTGCTAAAATAAAAGAGAACGAATTCTCAAAAGAAACAAGCTTCAGATTCTGTTTCCAGAAACAATTCTCACAAAAAAATCATTAGTggttagaaaattaaaattgctcCTATTACATTTTGTCACATAATTCTGAACCCTATAAATTTAACAAGATATCTGGCTATGAAGCATTTTCCTTGTGAAAACAAGAACCAAACTGTAAACAAGTTCATTCATCGATTTCATCATTCATAAAACAAAACCTAAAAGAAGGAGTTGAGTTAACCTAAAAGCATATCAGGCTTTGGAGAAAAAAGCAACAAATCCAGGCTAAGCGGAACACCGAAATAAGGAATAACACCAGAAAGAATCTTGGCCTTCTTGTTATCCAGGGAATTG
This sequence is a window from Arachis duranensis cultivar V14167 chromosome 2, aradu.V14167.gnm2.J7QH, whole genome shotgun sequence. Protein-coding genes within it:
- the LOC127744717 gene encoding uncharacterized protein LOC127744717; protein product: MAVALLAAAVAIELEERRCRDVIEPLLPLPCSCSVRAHVLSYPLLLPSLKLAISATPLFWSYFTSYFDLLRRSRALPLPYSPKNMSELTNLPTTSPLPLLFSTSAATILSQSKLLFTVADTVIFGFVSDSYEF